The nucleotide window GACGAGGAGGGGGACGCCACCGAGGACGAGCTGCGGCTCCGCGCGATGTTCCCCCGCGCGTCGCTCCAGGGCGCGGAGGAGCAGCGGCTCGCGGCCCTCCACGGCCCTCCCCTCACCGAGCGCTTCCACTACCGGCACGTGGCGGCGCGGCTCGCCCAGCGCGGCGCGGAGCTGCTGCCTCCGCGCAGTCAGGCCTACGCGATGATGCTGTGCCACGCCGCGCTCCACGTCGCCAACCGGGACCAGGCCATGTTCGAGCGCCTGTACCTGACGTACATCCGCAACGGCGCGCGCATCGACGACGTGTGGTGGTCTTTCGGAGCATCGTGCCTGGAGCCGAACTTCGCGAAGGTCCGCGCCGAGCGCCCCTTCTACGCCCAGGCCCTGCCCCAGCGGCACCGGGTCAAGATGATGGTCGGCGGGGGCATGATGCTGCCGACGGTGATGGGCTTCGCCTTCTTCCTGCGCCGCAAGCGCCGCGCCCCCTCCGCCTGAACCGGGCACTTCAGCGCGCGCGAAGGATGGCGCGCGCCGGAGCCCCGTCGCCCCCCGCGATTCGCAGCGGCAGACACACCAGCTCGTACGTCCCCTCGCGAACCTGGGACAAATCCAGTCCCTCGATGATGCAGATGTCCGCGTCCAGCAGGGCGCGGTGCGTGGGCACGCCTTCGTCCGGACTACCGATGGACAGGTAGTCGATGCCCACCGTGCGCACGCCGAGCTCCGCCAGATAGCGCGCCCCCGCGAGCGACAGGTACACGAAGTCGGGTTGGAAGGGCCTGGAGGGCCACCGCCGCGCGGAGTTCGCCGTCTTGAAGAGCAGCCGCTCCCCCGGCTGGATTGCGTGGGCCTTCAGCTCCTCCACCTGGATGGCGCGCGCGTCGCGAATCTCCAGCACGCGGGCCACGCCCATCAGCCGGTCGAAGGACAGCGCGTCCACGCCCTCGGCGCCCTTGACGAAGTGCACGGGTGCGTCGACGTGGGTGCCCGAGTGCGCACCGAAGGACAGGTCCGACACGTTGGCGTCGTCCCCCTTGTCCAAATCCTGCGAGCGGGTGATGCGCACCTCAGGGTTGTCCGGCCAGTGCACCATGCCGTCGCGCAGTGGCACGGAGATGTCCACCCACGGCGACGCGGGGGCGGAGCGGCTCGTCTCGGCAGCGGTCTCCATGACTCTGGATCCTGGCCATCCTCCGCGCCCTTCGCCGACGGCCACGGGGCCCTGGCCCCCTGCTCGCCCCGGGGCCGGACGAGCCGCCACCCGCACCTCGCGAATAACGAGACAGCCGGAGGCGTGGAGGCCCGCGTCGAGCGTCCACGCAGAGACATCCGACCACCTTTTCTCCTCGGGAGGGGTCGGCTAGGGTGCGCCGCCCTTCACGGTTCACAGGAGCACAGAAGATGCCGAGGACGTCCCAGGAGCAGACCCAGGAGCGACACGCGTTCCTGCTCACCCTCTTCCGCCAGCAGCCGGACATCAGCAGCAAGGACGCGCTGGAGTCCTTCAAGACGAAGTTCGGGGCGACCATCAACCTGAAGACCTTCAACCAGCTGCGCGCGGAGGCCGAGGAGGAGGTGGCCGCCGTCGCCCCGGTGGTGACCGAAGAGCCCGAGGCCGAGGTGGAGAGCGCGTCCGAGCCCGCCATCGATGACGCCGCCCTGCAGCTCAAGGCCGCCGCCAACCCGGAGGCCCTCAACGGCGCCGCCGCCCCGGCCAAGAAGCCGAAGGCCAAGGGCAACGGCCCCAAGAACGTCTTCGTGGACGCGCCCAAGGAGCACCTGACCTTCCTGGAAGGCATCGTGCAGCAGCTCCAGGAGGCGGGCGCCGCCAACGTGCGCATCGACCACTCCACGGACCGCTGGATGGTCCTCGTGGTGGACCCGAAGTAGTCCCCGACGGCCCGGGCTCCCCGTCGAAGCTGGGGGCCCGGCTCGGTCAGCGACGCAAGAGCTCCAGGGCGCGCTGGAAGTCCTCCGGAAGCGCGGCCTGGACTCGCACCAGGTCCCCGCTCAACGGGCCCGGCAGCTCCAGTTGGAACGCATGGAGCGCCTGTCGGCCCAGGACCTTCGCCGCGGGGTGCTCGCGGGCGACCTCGGTGCCGTAGAGCGAGTCCCCCAGCACCGGGAAGCCCGCCTCGGAGAGCTGCACGCGAATCTGGTGCGTGCGCCCCGTGTCCAGGTCCACCTCCAGGAGCGCGGCCCCCTCGAAGCGCTCGCGCACCTCGAAGGAGAGCGCCGCCCTGCGCGCGGAGTGCACGCGGGTGGTGAAGCGGCGTGGGTCCCTGGGGTCTCTCGTGTAGGGCCCCTCCAGGCGCCCCTGCTCCGGCGGGTGGCCCAGGACGAGCGTCCGGTAGCGCTTGTCCACCTGCTTCTGCTGGAAGGCGCGCAGGAGCGCCGCCGCCGCGGTGTCCGTGCGCGCGAAGGCCAGACATCCGCTGGTCTCCCGGTCCAACCGGTGCACCACGCCGGGCAGCGCCTGTCCCTCCACGTCGAAGGGAGGGCGCTGGCTGGCGAGCAGGTCCACCACGGAGGCGGCGCGGCCCTCCGGCTCCACGACGAGCCCGGGCGGCTTGTCGATGATGACCAGGGCCGCGTCGTCATGGAGCACCGTCAGCGCGGGCCCCTCGACGGGCGGACGCGTGGGGGCCTTGGGCTCCGGACGTTCGAGCTCCAGTTCCTCGCCGCCCCACAGCTTGCGCGTGGGCTGACACTTCTTGCCGCGGATGCGCACCCCGCCCGACTCGATGAGGGCGCGGGCTCGCTCCAGCGAGAAGCCGGGCACGTGCTTGGAGACGAAACGGTCCAGCCGCTCTCCCGCGACCTCATGCGGGACGAGGAGTTTCTGCTGCGCCATATCCACCCCGTCCCTCATGCGCCGCGGGGAGTCAACGCCCACGTGGCGCCACCTACCCCTGGAGTCCCCCGGCGCTCCACCCGCCGCGCGTGTCGCACCCGGCAAGGCTCGCGATGTGACAGGCCGGGTCGCGGCTGACCAGCGAGACCGATGACTTGTCATTCGTTGACTTTTCAACACGGAGCGTATGACAGTGTTTGTCCGGGCTCGACCAGGCCCGCTCTGAGGGGGAGCCCATGGATTTGACGCACAGTCGCATCGCGACACGTCTCGTCGTTCTCGCAGGATGCCTGTCTTTGCTGCCCGGGTGTCCGTGGGTCATCAAGCCCACTCCCAAGCCCAAGAGCATCGAGGAGCAGCGCGAGGTCGTGATGGCGGCCTTCCAGAAGCGCCCGCCTCACGAGGACTTCGTGGTGCTGGACCTGGCCGATGACGACCAGTACGCGTACGCGCGCCACCGGCTGCAAGAGGCGGCCGCGGCGCAGGTCGCCCAGGGCGGGCAGGAGACGCCGGGGCCGACGGTGGCCCGTGACTTCGCGCGCGCGCTGAAGACGCTGGACATCGCCCGGGCCAAGGCGGTGCGGGGAGGCCCGGCCCCCAAGCCCACGGACTGGGACTGCGACCACTTCATCCACGTGAACGACTCGCGCACGGTGGGTGGCGGCAAGGCGCAGCAGGCGGACAAGGCGCAGGACAATCGGCCCTCGTTGA belongs to Myxococcus fulvus and includes:
- a CDS encoding cyclase family protein gives rise to the protein METAAETSRSAPASPWVDISVPLRDGMVHWPDNPEVRITRSQDLDKGDDANVSDLSFGAHSGTHVDAPVHFVKGAEGVDALSFDRLMGVARVLEIRDARAIQVEELKAHAIQPGERLLFKTANSARRWPSRPFQPDFVYLSLAGARYLAELGVRTVGIDYLSIGSPDEGVPTHRALLDADICIIEGLDLSQVREGTYELVCLPLRIAGGDGAPARAILRAR
- a CDS encoding RluA family pseudouridine synthase; this translates as MAQQKLLVPHEVAGERLDRFVSKHVPGFSLERARALIESGGVRIRGKKCQPTRKLWGGEELELERPEPKAPTRPPVEGPALTVLHDDAALVIIDKPPGLVVEPEGRAASVVDLLASQRPPFDVEGQALPGVVHRLDRETSGCLAFARTDTAAAALLRAFQQKQVDKRYRTLVLGHPPEQGRLEGPYTRDPRDPRRFTTRVHSARRAALSFEVRERFEGAALLEVDLDTGRTHQIRVQLSEAGFPVLGDSLYGTEVAREHPAAKVLGRQALHAFQLELPGPLSGDLVRVQAALPEDFQRALELLRR